GGCAATGAATGGGAATGTGTTGAGAAACGTAATACCATTCTCCCACCAAAGTCAGTTATAAACACACACTATCTGAGAGCATCAGTCAAATGTCCTGCATTTAATAGGCTAGTACAGCAGGCTACTTTAGATGCATAGTGGTAGTAGCACTGTAGTAATACTGTATTTAGGTTGATTGGTGGTATTGTACCAGTATGACGACTCTTGCTATTCATCAGATCTGTCTAATTCATGTTCTGAACACTACATTCTGTATCCCTCTAGCTCTTGTCCTCCATGTATCCATTCACTCTCCCTCCTGCTTTCCCCATCTGTGCTTTTCTCACATGCTTTCATTGCAAAAGAAGGCTACTAGGTAAAGCCTTATCACACTCCCTCTGACAGAACTTTGACCAGCCAAGCAGACCTCTCTGACCTCTGAGAACCTGCCTCTTATTGGCTGAGAATTCCATTGACCCACCCTTCTGTGTCCTCCAGCAGCAAGCACTGTGAATCTTGTGCCTCTGCCACTGCTGTGTTCCAAGCGGTGGATGAGACAGCTAAGTTGTAAGGTaagttgtctctctctttgtctaaaGCAAGGAGTCAGAGCTCAATTTGACAAGGCAAAACAACAAGGTTATTTTGTTTAATTTATCTATCATAGCCCACTGGCTTTGAGGATTGGGTGGGAACTTAGGAAATATAATGTAATGAAATCAAAAGTTCACTTTTATCCTAAATAAAATGATCAGTGAATCTAGCTTGTGATGCTGATAGCCTATAAGTAAGTGTAATATAATTCATTAGTCATAAGGAATGTTTTCTTTCTTATTCTTATTCCATAATGTTAACACTTTGTTTCTCCCCTGAATTCACCAGTAACCATGCTTGTTTAAGGCCCACCCCTACATCAGCAATGTGGTCGGATACACAACCCTGTTCGCATCCGCGGACCTCATACAGCAAAGCATGCTTGGAGGGAAACAGAGTGGAGGATTAAACACAGACAAGGGAACACACACCATCCATGACTCAGAGGGGGCCAAGCTTAACATGGAGGGAACCAATATTTCCACTGGTACTAAAAGTGTCACAACATGGGCTGATATTGACTGGGCCCAGACCGCTCGAGTGGCCTTTGTTGGGTTCTGTTTCCATGCCAATTTCAACTACCATTGGCTGAAGGGGCTGGAGAGGATGTTGCCAGGGGGAGGGGCCAAAAGGGTGTCAGGGAAGGTAGTGCTGGATCAACTGGTTGCTGCCCCCGCTACTATCAGTGCCTTCTTcataggtaggtaggtgtgtgtgtgtttgtgtgtgtgtgtgtgtgtgtgtgtgtggctgagtagtaagtttcacacatccccaagTGCTACACGTGTGTTGGTGTGATATAACTTTCAATGTGTAAGGCTTAAACATTGTTCTATAATATGAGTTACTCTTTTTAAGGTCTTAGCGTATTAAAAAACAAAGAGGACCCATTGGAAAACTGGAGGGAGAAATTCTGGACTTCATACAAGGTAAGGATGCAGAGCATGAATTAGTTgctgaaggaagagaggaaagtcTAGGTCACCACAACCACATTaatggtctctctgtctccctctcatttTGTTGGGTATGACAGACTGGAGTGGTCTACTGGTCAACAATGCAGGTAGAAACAATAACACAtaatatgcatacacacacactcactgattttctctctctctctctctctctctctctctctctctctctcaggcattgaatttctctctctctctctctctctctctctcaggcattGAATTTCTCCCTGGTTCCCCCAGTTGCTCGTACAGTGTTTGTGGGT
The genomic region above belongs to Oncorhynchus mykiss isolate Arlee chromosome 3, USDA_OmykA_1.1, whole genome shotgun sequence and contains:
- the LOC110520822 gene encoding mpv17-like protein — translated: PCLFKAHPYISNVVGYTTLFASADLIQQSMLGGKQSGGLNTDKGTHTIHDSEGAKLNMEGTNISTGTKSVTTWADIDWAQTARVAFVGFCFHANFNYHWLKGLERMLPGGGAKRVSGKVVLDQLVAAPATISAFFIGLSVLKNKEDPLENWREKFWTSYKTGVVYWSTMQALNFSLVPPVARTVFVGGITLVWTVFLCHFRQQKDDTQNKPPSH